One Brassica napus cultivar Da-Ae chromosome A5, Da-Ae, whole genome shotgun sequence DNA window includes the following coding sequences:
- the LOC125609256 gene encoding PRA1 family protein B2: protein MSSPATLPVTNQQATQSQPPINTPAFRTFLSRLSSSLRASLSQRRPWLELIDRTSFARPDSLTDSISRIRKNLAYFKVNYAAIVSLVLAFSLLSHPFSLLVLLSLLGAWMFLYLFRSSDQPLVIFGRGFSDRETLLGLVVTTIVVVFMTSVGSLLTSALTVGVAVVCLHGAFRVPDDLFLDEQEPANAGLISFIGNSAAATSAAAASVVAGRV, encoded by the coding sequence ATGTCTTCTCCGGCGACTCTCCCCGTCACCAACCAGCAAGCCACTCAATCCCAGCCACCGATCAACACCCCCGCCTTCCGCACATTCCTCTCCCGCCTCTCCTCCTCCCTCCGCGCCAGCCTCTCCCAACGCCGCCCGTGGCTCGAACTCATAGATCGAACCTCGTTCGCCAGACCCGACTCTCTAACCGACTCGATCTCCCGGATCCGCAAGAACCTCGCCTACTTCAAGGTCAACTACGCCGCGATCGTCTCCTTAGTCCTCGCCTTCTCCCTCCTCTCCCACCCCTTCTCGCTCCTCGTCCTCCTCTCGCTCCTCGGCGCGTGGATGTTCCTCTACCTCTTCAGATCCTCGGATCAGCCGCTGGTTATCTTCGGGCGCGGCTTCTCGGATCGCGAGACGTTGCTCGGGCTCGTGGTGACGACGATTGTCGTTGTGTTTATGACGAGCGTTGGATCTTTGTTGACTTCTGCGTTGACCGTTGGCGTGGCGGTTGTTTGCTTGCACGGCGCGTTTAGGGTTCCGGATGATTTGTTCTTGGATGAGCAGGAGCCTGCTAACGCGGGGCTGATCTCGTTTATTGGTAACTCCGCTGCTGCTACTTCGGCTGCTGCTGCTTCCGTTGTCGCGGGACGTGTTTGA